The following proteins are encoded in a genomic region of Blastopirellula marina:
- a CDS encoding family 10 glycosylhydrolase: MLARLVQGSPGRQHMDVLLRHVFSFSTQRCAILCALIAALLAPAQLVAQTEAPTEMIRSKLRIAWGGSTEHRWQGSISLTSGKIRLINLLGMEADEARAVQPAQGRIEINHLSPRIYDGFDIQIEAPPTAQLTIQLSANQNEQIAPISIPVNSLMQQPYQAALDDVGSRILVQRNPGDVIRTSLNRDHLVFSPSESLRVGLSAYRTNFPPGTSVQTAIKLKRTRTTYATFEKTIDATVDAQGNINLGDALDIPMPEEEGVYDLTINLTEQRLTSLVFASKPAYQRTLQLVVIDPELRYAPPQTEPRPIASFDPSMVDWWPRLSKLAYYNPWQKSKTSELHNNSTKTIEHLGRKWQQLGVNGWHAYPLPIEAIGSPMVVEVEYPSDLEQSLGISIIEPDAAGMITPIGLDSGVDVTLPQPGEKPGERKHRLVFWPRTSTPMLLLTSRDKNNPATYGRISVLAGLPQMPDLTNAPEDFGPQKAEDRLAIAFWDKPLFAKGFGAPEDLNYASNRSLEDWLTFLEGSNRVIEHLKRVGFNAACISVMSEGGALYPSPHFRSTPKFDKGLFFDDGRDPFKKDVAELLFRQFDRAELRLIPAMELNAPLAKLEDARINSADPNFAALFDHVGRPAIDGQGASSGKGNYYNPLDEEVQQAISDLVLDFVSRYGHHPSFAGLSINLDSDGYALLPGPQWGMDNETLARFAQSLPPDQQQVFANLPNDLNTRRDWVLQKPQWEYWLKWRGERMFQLHARMATILRSANPNAVLYLNTAGCFHGSHAKKRLMPELPRNVSATDVLLEQGIDARRYKAHPNIALLESNFVRPRGNEKRAAWYKNYQAAIEDETSYADEDNRGVLHFHVPDTLHVAGFDQAKPFGREGNFTWLASEFVGSGAAVRKPLVEHLAKEDDLSVFYGGWMLPMGQDEALHEFLTIYKMLPAGNYHRLNVPQSQPLVIRKMTTGTETTLYFVNPTPWDLNATLTVQLPSNGTITPFATSQISRGQQSKGEGQWSLSVPAYGLIACKVDVYDVAISGAKVYLPTGVMRSMKERLDELAFRVQSIRSIAPIAILENSDFELPLTEGEIPGWQTSSQPGTSVSLDKQKIYEGQQSLRLKSSGPVVWARSEEFTVPDSRRLMVKMHLLSEGPPEQPSLRIVYDGYVGNQNVYLHVSVGADTDYPLQPSWSEFAYPMVNLPPDLENVKVGFDMMGAGNVLVDRIEIYDLAFREEEIKELNKLVTLTYSKYQRAEVGDCYRLLNSHWVKFLEGHVPIAPALAQQLQENRAAGLAKRNVPKEEPEKSKTWLETFRSYTPRFPRFQ; encoded by the coding sequence ATGCTGGCACGACTGGTACAGGGAAGTCCCGGCCGACAGCACATGGATGTCCTGCTCCGTCACGTGTTTTCATTTAGCACGCAGCGGTGTGCCATCCTTTGTGCGCTGATCGCCGCATTACTGGCACCTGCTCAGCTAGTTGCTCAGACGGAAGCTCCAACGGAAATGATTCGGAGTAAGCTTCGAATTGCCTGGGGGGGCTCCACCGAGCACCGGTGGCAAGGTTCGATCTCGCTGACCTCTGGCAAGATTCGCTTAATCAACTTGCTAGGCATGGAAGCGGACGAGGCCCGAGCCGTTCAGCCAGCCCAAGGCCGCATCGAGATCAACCATCTCTCGCCGCGAATCTATGACGGATTCGACATTCAGATCGAAGCTCCACCCACGGCTCAGCTAACGATTCAGCTTTCGGCCAACCAAAACGAGCAAATCGCACCGATCTCGATCCCGGTGAACTCATTAATGCAACAGCCATATCAGGCTGCCCTTGATGATGTCGGTTCGCGTATTCTCGTTCAAAGAAACCCCGGCGATGTAATTCGCACGTCGCTTAATCGAGATCACCTGGTCTTCTCCCCCAGTGAGTCATTGCGGGTTGGTTTGAGTGCCTATCGCACGAATTTCCCACCGGGAACGAGTGTGCAAACCGCGATCAAGTTAAAACGAACGCGGACGACCTACGCCACGTTCGAAAAGACAATCGATGCCACCGTCGATGCCCAAGGAAATATCAACCTCGGCGACGCGCTAGACATTCCGATGCCGGAGGAAGAAGGCGTCTACGATTTGACGATTAACTTGACCGAGCAGCGTTTGACGAGTTTGGTTTTTGCCTCCAAGCCGGCGTACCAACGAACGCTTCAGTTGGTTGTTATCGATCCAGAGCTTCGCTATGCGCCTCCTCAAACCGAGCCTCGCCCGATTGCTTCATTCGATCCTTCCATGGTCGACTGGTGGCCTCGTCTCTCGAAGTTGGCTTACTACAATCCATGGCAGAAGTCGAAAACCTCCGAGTTGCACAACAACTCGACGAAGACTATCGAGCACTTGGGTCGCAAATGGCAGCAACTCGGTGTCAATGGTTGGCACGCTTACCCACTACCGATCGAGGCGATTGGATCGCCAATGGTGGTCGAAGTGGAGTATCCATCCGACCTGGAGCAAAGCTTGGGGATTAGCATCATCGAGCCAGATGCAGCAGGCATGATCACTCCGATTGGGCTCGATTCTGGAGTCGACGTCACCTTGCCGCAGCCCGGTGAGAAGCCCGGCGAGAGGAAGCATCGACTCGTCTTTTGGCCACGGACATCGACACCGATGTTATTGCTGACCAGTCGTGATAAGAACAACCCGGCGACTTATGGTCGGATCAGTGTCTTGGCTGGTCTGCCTCAGATGCCTGATCTGACGAATGCCCCTGAAGATTTTGGTCCGCAGAAGGCGGAAGACCGACTGGCAATCGCCTTCTGGGATAAGCCGTTGTTTGCAAAGGGGTTTGGTGCACCAGAAGATTTGAACTATGCCTCGAATCGTTCGCTCGAAGATTGGCTGACCTTCCTAGAAGGAAGCAACCGTGTTATCGAACATCTAAAGCGTGTTGGATTCAACGCGGCATGTATCAGCGTAATGAGCGAAGGGGGAGCTCTCTACCCTAGTCCGCATTTCCGCTCGACTCCTAAGTTCGATAAGGGCCTGTTCTTTGATGATGGACGCGATCCATTTAAAAAGGACGTTGCCGAATTGCTGTTTCGACAGTTTGACCGGGCGGAACTTCGTTTGATTCCGGCGATGGAATTGAACGCTCCGCTGGCGAAACTCGAGGATGCCAGGATCAATTCCGCAGATCCGAATTTTGCGGCCTTGTTCGATCACGTCGGTCGACCAGCGATCGATGGTCAGGGAGCGTCCTCGGGCAAAGGCAACTACTACAATCCCCTCGATGAGGAAGTCCAACAGGCAATCAGCGATTTAGTGCTCGATTTTGTTTCGCGTTACGGGCATCATCCTTCTTTCGCGGGACTTTCAATCAATTTGGATAGCGATGGCTACGCCTTGTTGCCGGGACCTCAGTGGGGCATGGATAACGAGACATTGGCTCGATTCGCTCAAAGTCTGCCGCCTGATCAGCAGCAGGTGTTTGCTAATCTGCCCAACGACTTGAATACTCGACGCGACTGGGTGCTGCAGAAACCGCAATGGGAGTACTGGCTGAAGTGGCGTGGCGAACGGATGTTCCAATTGCACGCTCGTATGGCAACGATCCTTCGTAGTGCGAATCCAAATGCTGTGCTGTACTTGAATACCGCTGGTTGTTTTCATGGATCGCATGCTAAAAAGCGTTTGATGCCGGAATTGCCACGCAACGTTTCGGCTACAGATGTTTTGCTCGAACAGGGAATCGACGCCCGACGTTATAAGGCCCATCCCAACATCGCTTTGTTAGAGTCCAACTTCGTTCGGCCTCGCGGAAACGAAAAGCGGGCGGCTTGGTATAAGAATTATCAGGCAGCAATCGAAGACGAGACTTCGTATGCCGACGAAGATAATCGAGGTGTGCTTCATTTTCATGTCCCTGACACTTTACACGTCGCCGGTTTCGATCAAGCCAAGCCATTTGGTCGAGAGGGTAACTTTACTTGGTTAGCCTCCGAATTCGTTGGCTCTGGGGCGGCGGTTCGTAAGCCGTTAGTCGAACATTTGGCGAAGGAGGACGATCTATCCGTCTTCTATGGCGGATGGATGTTGCCGATGGGTCAAGACGAAGCTTTGCATGAATTCTTGACCATTTATAAGATGCTGCCAGCAGGCAATTACCATCGACTGAATGTGCCTCAATCACAGCCGCTAGTCATTCGGAAGATGACGACCGGCACTGAAACTACGTTGTACTTCGTTAACCCGACCCCGTGGGATTTGAACGCAACGTTAACCGTACAACTTCCCAGTAACGGGACGATCACGCCGTTTGCGACTAGTCAGATTTCGCGCGGTCAGCAGTCGAAAGGGGAAGGGCAGTGGAGCCTTTCCGTCCCTGCCTACGGGCTGATCGCCTGCAAAGTCGATGTTTACGACGTTGCGATTTCGGGGGCGAAAGTTTACTTGCCAACCGGCGTCATGCGTTCGATGAAGGAACGGTTGGACGAACTAGCATTCCGTGTGCAAAGCATCCGTTCGATCGCGCCGATCGCAATTCTTGAGAACAGTGATTTCGAGTTGCCGCTTACCGAAGGGGAGATTCCTGGTTGGCAGACGAGTAGCCAGCCAGGGACGTCCGTTTCGCTAGACAAACAGAAAATTTACGAGGGGCAGCAGTCGCTACGCTTGAAGAGCAGTGGACCAGTGGTTTGGGCACGGAGTGAAGAGTTCACGGTACCTGATAGTCGCCGGTTGATGGTGAAAATGCATCTGCTCAGCGAAGGACCTCCTGAGCAGCCAAGCTTACGGATTGTGTACGACGGATACGTCGGAAACCAGAACGTTTATCTGCATGTATCGGTCGGTGCCGACACAGACTACCCGTTGCAACCTTCTTGGAGTGAGTTTGCCTACCCGATGGTTAACTTGCCGCCAGATCTAGAGAATGTCAAAGTCGGGTTCGACATGATGGGCGCCGGTAATGTTTTGGTCGATCGTATCGAGATCTATGATCTGGCGTTCCGTGAAGAAGAGATCAAAGAACTGAACAAATTGGTGACGCTTACTTATTCTAAGTATCAACGGGCGGAAGTTGGCGACTGCTATCGATTGTTAAACAGCCACTGGGTGAAGTTCCTGGAAGGGCATGTGCCAATTGCTCCGGCACTCGCTCAGCAACTTCAGGAAAATCGTGCTGCTGGTCTGGCGAAGCGGAATGTTCCGAAAGAAGAGCCAGAGAAGTCAAAGACATGGCTCGAGACGTTCCGAAGTTACACGCCCCGCTTCCCCCGATTTCAATAG
- a CDS encoding sulfatase, producing MRRALVLVIDGWGAGFLGCYGNSWLDTPAFDQWACQSVLFEQCLSECPDALTLYPHLLDGSHPLGQNAPDGPVSVLADADIPIHLLSDDPRLAQLRETTGLTSVETLPEVVDMAAESAEATNLARFASVLLAWLEEPAREEVIWAHARGMQGPWDAPYNFRESFADEDDPAPPDLVHPPFERENREFDSDHVLGMTQAYAGQITVLDMLLGELLATIEELPIDEQPLVVLTSTGGYPLGLHGQIGREEDTPLRLYSDTLHVPLLIRQPGAKEGLTRLQGLATLGDILPTIVHAFGLSKNRQDDLDLLHVQLDEARDCVLSGLGEQRCFRTKHWSLRYHLPDQETPLDEVELDQIVTELFVKPDDRWEINNIADRCKNIAELGLRTAISIEQAYRSEEPSPNIPEELLTPVE from the coding sequence GTGCGTCGCGCGCTGGTACTAGTAATCGATGGTTGGGGAGCCGGTTTCCTCGGTTGTTACGGGAACTCTTGGCTCGATACGCCTGCGTTCGATCAATGGGCTTGTCAGTCGGTGCTGTTCGAACAATGTTTGAGCGAATGTCCCGACGCGTTAACACTTTATCCGCATTTACTGGATGGCTCGCATCCACTTGGCCAGAATGCCCCAGACGGTCCTGTGAGTGTTCTCGCGGATGCAGATATTCCTATTCATTTGCTTTCCGACGATCCGCGATTAGCTCAGTTACGCGAAACGACCGGACTGACGTCGGTAGAAACCCTTCCAGAAGTTGTCGATATGGCAGCCGAAAGCGCCGAAGCAACTAACTTGGCCCGGTTTGCAAGCGTGCTTTTGGCCTGGCTGGAAGAGCCCGCTCGAGAAGAGGTAATCTGGGCCCATGCCCGCGGTATGCAAGGTCCTTGGGACGCTCCCTACAATTTCCGAGAAAGCTTCGCTGACGAAGACGACCCCGCCCCGCCCGATCTTGTTCATCCTCCCTTCGAGCGAGAAAATCGCGAGTTTGATTCCGACCACGTTCTCGGAATGACGCAAGCGTACGCCGGCCAAATCACAGTTCTCGATATGCTGTTGGGTGAACTGCTGGCAACCATTGAAGAACTTCCTATCGACGAACAGCCGCTGGTTGTGCTGACTTCGACTGGCGGATATCCGCTGGGATTACACGGACAAATTGGTCGCGAGGAGGATACACCTTTGCGGCTATACAGCGACACGCTGCATGTCCCATTACTCATTCGGCAGCCCGGAGCAAAAGAAGGACTCACGCGTTTACAAGGATTAGCCACTCTGGGTGATATTCTGCCGACAATTGTTCACGCATTTGGCCTGTCGAAGAATCGCCAAGACGATCTTGATCTCCTTCACGTTCAGCTCGACGAGGCACGTGATTGCGTTTTGTCAGGTCTCGGCGAGCAACGCTGCTTCCGCACCAAGCACTGGAGCCTCCGCTATCACTTGCCGGATCAAGAGACGCCACTCGACGAAGTCGAACTTGATCAGATTGTCACCGAGCTGTTCGTGAAGCCGGATGATCGTTGGGAAATCAACAACATCGCCGATCGTTGTAAGAACATCGCGGAACTCGGCCTTAGAACGGCAATCTCCATTGAACAGGCTTATCGATCCGAAGAACCAAGCCCAAATATTCCGGAAGAGTTGCTCACGCCAGTAGAATGA
- a CDS encoding WecB/TagA/CpsF family glycosyltransferase, with protein sequence MEYKRIPLFGIEIDPLRMPEAVEMLQGWLTNERSPTARYVVTPNVDHTVLLQSSAPLRAAYHDADVVLADGWPVVMASRLLGKPLPERVTGSDLVPALFAGAQNKAPLKTFLLGAAPGVAQRAAVNIHRQYENVQVVSTYSPPLGFENDTAENNNILSRIAEVEPDLLIIGLGAPKQETWIHRYRHQVAAKVAICAGATIDFLAGEKKRAPRWMQRTGLEWAFRIGTDPKRLLGRYAKDAVIFPQLFFQELAKPYAHRPGFSK encoded by the coding sequence ATGGAATACAAGAGAATCCCTCTATTCGGCATCGAGATCGATCCTTTACGCATGCCCGAAGCAGTGGAAATGCTACAAGGTTGGCTGACCAACGAACGCTCTCCTACGGCTCGCTATGTGGTCACGCCGAATGTGGACCATACCGTCCTTTTGCAATCGAGCGCCCCTTTGCGGGCAGCTTATCACGATGCGGATGTCGTCCTGGCCGATGGTTGGCCGGTTGTGATGGCCTCACGCCTACTCGGAAAGCCGCTTCCTGAGCGGGTCACGGGAAGTGATTTGGTTCCAGCGTTATTCGCCGGGGCCCAAAACAAGGCTCCGTTGAAAACATTTCTGTTGGGTGCCGCTCCTGGTGTGGCGCAAAGAGCAGCTGTGAACATTCATCGTCAGTATGAAAACGTTCAAGTTGTCAGTACATACAGCCCGCCACTCGGTTTTGAGAACGATACCGCGGAGAACAACAACATCTTGTCGCGTATCGCTGAGGTCGAACCTGATCTGTTGATTATTGGCCTCGGAGCTCCAAAGCAAGAAACCTGGATACATCGATATCGCCACCAAGTTGCCGCCAAAGTGGCTATCTGTGCGGGTGCAACCATCGATTTCCTTGCAGGTGAAAAGAAACGCGCCCCACGCTGGATGCAGCGAACAGGATTAGAGTGGGCGTTCCGTATCGGAACCGATCCGAAGCGACTTCTGGGACGCTACGCGAAAGACGCCGTGATTTTCCCACAGTTGTTCTTTCAAGAGCTTGCGAAGCCGTACGCACACCGCCCCGGCTTTTCCAAATAG
- a CDS encoding O-antigen ligase family protein, with protein MPILIAIFALVGLVWGTILAVRGNLLLACVAQLVVTSVFGVYFLQFDVGGITLSLDRLGIVGLVTAFAIQWKLGKVQIRPWMTLDTMMAVFFGVLFINTFSHDFRNIAPDAVPPVQHLINGYLIPLAIYIVARNIKYDEKQLDWFLIAMTVFGVYLAITGIFEGLGLYSFVFPRYIADPKVGLHFGRARGPMVQSISYGVYLCGCMLAPCLLWHRMNSKFRWLLLGLVPMFVAAIFFTKTRTVWMGGGLCLLAGVFLTMQGKARTVMITGMLACAMLAVVGKSDAIMGLKREGSAEDTKRSVSMRASFTYVSWEMFLDRPILGHGFSQFKTAKLPYLADRDVDLILESIRKYDHHNTFLSVLCDLGLLGFVPFLGMYFLWLRNGWRMARSNSPPWAKDVGTLGVGAVLIAFCQMVGHEITFMPYEQSLIFLVAGMNAALVSDFGLVSNTSNTPSPRSWQPQAALRG; from the coding sequence ATGCCAATTCTTATTGCCATTTTTGCTCTCGTCGGATTGGTGTGGGGCACCATTCTGGCAGTGCGCGGCAACTTGCTTCTGGCATGCGTCGCCCAGTTAGTGGTGACGTCGGTCTTCGGCGTCTACTTCCTGCAATTCGATGTTGGCGGTATCACCCTTTCGCTCGACCGCTTAGGCATTGTCGGACTGGTTACAGCGTTCGCCATTCAGTGGAAGCTAGGGAAAGTTCAGATCCGCCCCTGGATGACGCTCGATACGATGATGGCCGTTTTCTTCGGCGTCTTATTCATCAACACGTTCTCGCATGACTTCCGCAATATCGCGCCCGACGCGGTGCCACCAGTCCAGCACTTGATCAACGGATACCTAATCCCGTTGGCGATTTATATCGTGGCTCGCAACATCAAATATGACGAAAAGCAGCTTGACTGGTTTCTCATCGCGATGACCGTTTTCGGCGTTTACCTGGCGATCACAGGCATATTTGAAGGACTCGGACTCTACAGTTTCGTCTTTCCTCGCTATATCGCAGACCCCAAGGTTGGCTTGCACTTTGGCCGTGCTCGAGGCCCGATGGTGCAGTCGATCAGCTACGGAGTTTATCTCTGTGGCTGCATGTTAGCGCCATGCCTGCTTTGGCACCGCATGAATAGCAAGTTTCGATGGCTGTTACTGGGACTGGTTCCGATGTTCGTGGCCGCCATCTTCTTCACGAAGACACGTACCGTGTGGATGGGCGGAGGCTTGTGTTTGCTGGCTGGCGTGTTCCTGACCATGCAGGGCAAAGCGCGCACTGTGATGATTACAGGCATGTTGGCATGTGCCATGTTGGCGGTGGTGGGAAAGTCCGATGCCATCATGGGACTCAAACGAGAAGGTTCTGCCGAAGACACGAAACGATCGGTGAGCATGCGGGCGAGTTTCACTTATGTCTCCTGGGAAATGTTTCTTGATCGACCGATTCTGGGACATGGGTTCAGTCAATTCAAAACCGCCAAGCTACCTTACCTGGCGGATCGCGATGTCGATTTAATTCTCGAGTCGATCCGCAAATATGACCATCACAATACTTTCCTGAGTGTCCTGTGTGACCTTGGGCTTCTTGGGTTCGTCCCATTTCTAGGAATGTACTTCCTATGGCTACGCAACGGTTGGCGTATGGCGCGCAGTAATTCGCCTCCTTGGGCTAAAGATGTTGGCACCTTGGGCGTTGGCGCTGTGTTGATTGCCTTCTGCCAGATGGTTGGCCATGAAATCACATTCATGCCCTACGAACAGTCGCTGATCTTTCTGGTAGCCGGCATGAACGCCGCGCTCGTGAGCGACTTCGGGCTCGTCTCAAACACCTCCAACACTCCATCCCCTCGGTCTTGGCAACCCCAGGCCGCATTACGAGGTTAA
- a CDS encoding GNAT family N-acetyltransferase, producing MRVELFSNADSLAPYREAWNALAGDVPFRRYDWLMLWWHSFQDTHELYVLGVFNGDELIGLAPWYREAGTTGGRTLRFLGDGDVCTDYLDVLAAPEESSRVAGLLVDWLQEALTTSNAWDAMEWDNLETDAAMTGEVAKKLSQCQAIISKRAALNCWRLQLPDTWYDFEMTQSKSHRKQIRRLINRVLDTDRCRLHVCDDETTLDSAMPVLIDLHMRRRQMLDQDGCFACQRFETFLAEAGREMMATGHCEVLWLELDGTPVAAEIHFPSETTIYAYQAGIDPERMSEEPGSLMQIAMIRRAIEQGKEAVDFMRGDEPYKAHWRAEPRTCETIRIVPNTTFGLIRHGIWTTKTQVKNWFKASLGNI from the coding sequence ATGCGCGTAGAACTATTTTCCAATGCCGATTCACTTGCCCCTTATCGCGAAGCCTGGAATGCGCTCGCTGGGGATGTGCCGTTCCGTCGATATGATTGGTTGATGCTGTGGTGGCATTCCTTTCAAGATACACACGAGCTTTATGTTCTCGGCGTATTCAACGGGGACGAGCTGATCGGCCTGGCTCCTTGGTATCGAGAAGCAGGGACCACAGGTGGACGGACCCTGCGTTTTCTGGGGGATGGAGACGTTTGCACGGATTACTTGGACGTTCTCGCAGCTCCAGAAGAATCAAGCCGTGTGGCAGGGCTACTCGTTGACTGGCTACAGGAAGCCCTCACCACTTCTAACGCGTGGGATGCGATGGAGTGGGATAACCTCGAAACAGATGCTGCCATGACGGGCGAAGTCGCGAAGAAGCTAAGCCAATGTCAGGCCATTATCAGCAAGCGAGCCGCATTGAACTGCTGGCGACTTCAGTTGCCGGACACGTGGTACGACTTCGAAATGACGCAGTCGAAATCGCATCGGAAGCAGATTCGACGGCTTATCAATCGCGTGCTCGATACCGATCGATGTCGTCTCCATGTTTGCGACGATGAAACAACACTTGATTCGGCAATGCCCGTCCTGATCGACTTGCACATGCGTCGACGCCAGATGTTAGACCAAGACGGTTGTTTTGCTTGCCAACGATTCGAAACCTTTTTGGCTGAGGCGGGACGCGAGATGATGGCGACAGGGCACTGCGAGGTGCTTTGGCTTGAACTTGACGGTACACCCGTCGCTGCTGAGATTCATTTCCCCTCAGAGACGACCATTTATGCCTACCAAGCCGGTATCGATCCCGAACGGATGTCGGAAGAACCCGGTAGCTTGATGCAGATCGCGATGATTCGCCGAGCGATCGAGCAGGGTAAAGAAGCGGTCGACTTCATGCGTGGCGACGAGCCTTACAAAGCGCATTGGCGGGCAGAACCTCGCACTTGCGAAACCATTCGAATTGTTCCAAACACCACGTTCGGATTGATTCGCCACGGGATTTGGACCACCAAAACACAGGTAAAAAACTGGTTCAAAGCCTCGCTGGGAAACATCTAG
- a CDS encoding polysaccharide deacetylase family protein, with the protein MSVLKSAMVEAYTATTWPWRARFRLVHSRVGLAPLMVLFYHRVADHDVTPWTITTDDFRHHLDYLQSKFEIVSLAEGQRRIAMRFNPHPCVAITFDDGYGDNSEFAIKELNTRSLPATYFVTLDNVLTGEPFSHDAKLGINARPNTIDELRQMIASGNIEIGGHTRTHADVGSIHDSARLQDEVIDATHELERAIDQPIRYFAFPFGLPANLNDAAINLLRRNGILAFCSAYGGYNFPGDDPYHIQRIHGDPELARLRNWLTIDPRKVQGIPRYQPRYTRLPEPSGVQL; encoded by the coding sequence ATGAGCGTATTGAAAAGTGCGATGGTCGAGGCGTACACGGCAACAACTTGGCCGTGGCGTGCCCGGTTTCGTCTAGTGCACTCCCGCGTCGGCTTAGCCCCGTTGATGGTACTGTTCTATCATCGTGTGGCCGACCATGACGTTACTCCGTGGACGATTACGACGGACGATTTTCGCCATCACTTGGATTATCTGCAATCGAAGTTCGAGATTGTCTCGCTCGCTGAGGGGCAACGGCGAATCGCCATGCGTTTTAATCCGCATCCGTGCGTCGCCATTACGTTTGATGACGGCTATGGCGACAACAGTGAATTCGCGATCAAGGAGTTAAACACTCGTTCACTGCCAGCAACCTACTTCGTGACGCTCGACAATGTGCTCACAGGTGAACCGTTTTCTCACGACGCCAAATTAGGCATCAACGCACGGCCGAATACGATCGACGAGCTCCGTCAAATGATCGCTTCAGGAAACATCGAGATAGGCGGGCATACTCGCACGCATGCCGATGTAGGTTCGATCCACGATTCCGCCCGCCTTCAGGACGAAGTGATCGATGCCACTCACGAGCTGGAACGAGCGATTGATCAGCCAATTCGCTACTTTGCGTTTCCATTCGGTCTGCCGGCAAATCTCAACGATGCGGCAATCAACTTGCTACGGCGAAATGGCATCTTAGCATTCTGTTCTGCCTACGGTGGCTACAATTTTCCAGGCGACGATCCGTACCACATCCAACGAATTCATGGTGATCCAGAATTGGCTCGCTTGCGAAACTGGCTGACGATCGATCCCCGAAAGGTACAAGGGATACCGCGGTATCAGCCGCGCTACACCCGTTTGCCGGAACCGTCGGGAGTTCAGCTATGA
- a CDS encoding lipopolysaccharide biosynthesis protein, whose protein sequence is MSAVTSVDATTETIDIPTYRTTSLAESMLLLALLTVVQRGVGFVRGVLFCRWLSADQLGLWDLVFGFLMLAGPLVVLGIPGSFGRYVEHFRQKGQLRTFLFRTTIATVILSAAGCLLLWLFHEEAALLLFRDASLASLIPLIALTLTSVVGFNYFIELFIAMRQMRTVSALQFINSVLFAVVGLGLLLAFETSARSVILAYGISCAVALVLGAILLMKDWRKLPLCSNVPLQSEFWRKLMPFAAWLWAINLLSNLFEVVDRYMIVHFSGLTSEQSITLVGDYHSSRVVPWLMVAVANLFGGILLPHLSADWERGEKQNVSRQINLLIKVASLVMMAGAITIGITAPFLFEYVFAGKYNGGLNVLPWTLTYCVWYSLTGCAMLYFCCAEKTHVGAIVYGIGLFANVALNAMLLPTFGLTGAVLATALANAIAVSLAMLLSARHGMEVQRSTLVLVAVPLLLGLGWAIALVALLVLLWQAYASERLFDSNEKESLKAGLGELTKRFRPRPA, encoded by the coding sequence ATGAGCGCGGTGACTAGCGTCGATGCGACGACGGAAACGATCGACATTCCTACCTATCGCACCACCTCACTGGCCGAAAGCATGTTGCTTCTGGCTTTGTTGACGGTTGTGCAGCGGGGCGTGGGATTTGTTCGTGGCGTGCTTTTTTGTCGTTGGTTGAGCGCCGACCAACTCGGGCTCTGGGACCTAGTGTTCGGTTTTCTGATGTTGGCTGGACCACTCGTCGTACTAGGAATCCCTGGTTCATTCGGTCGCTACGTAGAACACTTTCGCCAGAAGGGGCAACTGCGGACATTTCTGTTTCGCACAACGATTGCGACGGTCATTCTCTCTGCGGCTGGTTGCTTACTACTTTGGTTATTTCACGAAGAGGCGGCACTCCTCTTATTTCGAGATGCCTCCCTCGCTTCGCTGATTCCACTAATTGCGTTGACCTTGACCTCCGTGGTCGGCTTCAACTACTTCATCGAACTATTCATCGCCATGCGGCAGATGCGGACGGTCTCGGCTTTGCAGTTCATTAATAGCGTTCTATTTGCCGTGGTCGGCTTAGGACTCTTGCTGGCATTCGAGACTTCGGCACGTAGCGTTATTCTGGCATATGGAATCTCGTGTGCTGTGGCGTTGGTCCTGGGAGCGATTCTGCTGATGAAAGATTGGCGCAAACTGCCTTTGTGCAGCAATGTGCCACTACAAAGTGAATTCTGGCGAAAGCTGATGCCTTTTGCGGCTTGGTTGTGGGCAATCAATTTGCTTTCCAATCTGTTTGAAGTGGTCGATCGTTACATGATTGTTCATTTCAGCGGATTGACTTCGGAGCAAAGCATCACGCTCGTCGGTGACTACCACAGTAGCCGTGTCGTGCCTTGGCTGATGGTTGCTGTGGCGAACCTGTTTGGCGGAATCTTACTGCCTCACTTGTCGGCCGATTGGGAGCGAGGCGAGAAGCAGAATGTTTCGCGACAGATCAATCTGCTCATCAAAGTCGCGAGCCTGGTGATGATGGCTGGGGCAATTACGATTGGTATTACCGCGCCTTTTCTATTCGAGTATGTGTTCGCCGGGAAATACAACGGCGGGCTGAATGTGCTTCCCTGGACACTGACCTACTGCGTGTGGTACAGCCTGACCGGATGCGCGATGCTTTACTTCTGCTGTGCGGAAAAGACGCATGTTGGAGCGATTGTGTACGGCATTGGACTATTCGCCAATGTGGCTCTCAACGCGATGCTACTTCCTACTTTCGGGCTGACTGGCGCAGTGCTCGCTACGGCACTTGCTAACGCGATCGCTGTTTCGCTTGCCATGCTACTTAGTGCGCGGCATGGCATGGAGGTTCAACGCTCGACGCTGGTATTGGTTGCGGTGCCGCTACTATTGGGATTGGGCTGGGCAATTGCTCTCGTGGCCCTCTTGGTGCTGTTGTGGCAGGCGTACGCGAGCGAGCGTCTCTTCGATTCCAACGAGAAAGAATCACTCAAAGCTGGGCTGGGCGAGTTAACCAAGCGTTTCCGTCCGCGACCCGCTTAA